A single Tachypleus tridentatus isolate NWPU-2018 chromosome 9, ASM421037v1, whole genome shotgun sequence DNA region contains:
- the LOC143227359 gene encoding uncharacterized protein LOC143227359 → MSLLRKIFTSPSKTSTSYDTSINLQLVTEVHFLEEVEIQGSEGNLGFEQTLELDASSNSSEWASCLEDLVDGPLQEKIKPIHEEIKSTELAAPSNTSNRASSSFMRCIPEDHGIPPPPPPFPGDAIILGSLLKVCPATTLVFHESIDYESAPVCLTLTNITSNYIAYKLKTNNVGIFQVKRPSGIIKPGEFQNVRLQLTRGSNALILNLCGKIQSTGT, encoded by the exons ATGAGTCTTCTACGTAAGATCTTCACTTCTCCAAGTAAGACCTCCACTTCATATGACACCTCTATCAATTTGCAGTTAGTAACAGAA gtCCATTTCTTGGAAGAAGTTGAAATTCAAGGATCTGAAGGAAACTTAGGCTTTGAGCAg ACGTTAGAACTGGATGCCTCAAGTAATTCTAGCGAATGGGCAAGCTGTTTGGAAGACTTAGTGGACGGGCctttacaagaaaaaataaaacctataCACGAAGAG ATAAAGTCCACAGAGCTGGCTGCTCCTAGTAATACTAGTAACAGGGCAAGCTCTTCTTTTATGAGATGTATACCTGAAGACCATGGCATTCCTCCCCCACCACCTCCTTTTCCAGGGGATGCCATTATCCTTGGATCATTGTTGAAGGTCTG CCCAGCAACAACACTAGTCTTTCATGAAAGTATTGACTATGAGTCTGCTCCTGTGTGCCTCACCCTAACCAACATCACAAGCAATTATATTGCATATAAG TTGAAGACAAATAACGTAGGAATATTCCAAGTTAAAAGACCAAGTGGAATAATTAAGCCAGGAGAGTTTCAGAATGTTCGCCTTCAGCTGACTAGAG GTTCAAATgccttaattttgaatttatgtgGAAAGATACAGTCGACAGGCACATAG